ATTGTTGGGCGCACCAGGCGCCGGCAAAGGCACACAGGCTCAATTCATCACTGCTGCATTCGGCATTCCTCAAATCTCTACCGGCGATATGCTCCGCGCTGCCATCAAAGCAGGCACTCCGCTGGGTTTGGAAGCAAAAAAAATCATTGATGAAGGTGGTTTGGTACGCGATGACATCATCATCGGCATGGTTAAAGAGCGCATTGCCCAAGACGACTGCAAAAACGGTTTCCTGTTTGACGGTTTCCCACGCACATTGGCACAAGCCGAAGCCATAGTTGAAGCAGGTGTGGATTTGGATGCCGTGGTTGAAATCGACGTACCCGACAGCGTGATTGTCGACCGCATGAGCGGCCGCCGCGTGCATTTGGCTTCCGGCCGTACTTACCACGTTACCTACAATCCGCCCAAGGTCGAAGGCAAAGACGACGTAACCGGCGAAGATTTGATTCAGCGCGACGACGACAAAGAAGAAACCGTGAAAAAACGCCTTGCCGTTTACCACGAGCAAACCGAAGTGCTGGTCGATTTTTACAGCAAACTGGAAGGTGAACACGCGCCTAAATACATCAAAGTCGACGGTACCCAAGCAGTAGAAGCCGTGAAAGCAGAAGTATTGAAAGGTTTGGGCAAATAAGTTTTGCCAAAGTAAAATCATGAGGCCGTCTGAAAAAATATTTTCAGACGGCCTTTTGTGTACAAAAGCTGTTAAAATCGAAGCTATAACCGTTTATCCGCAGGCATCTTATGAATCCCTTGATCTCCGATTTCCAAACTCCGCAACAACGCACCCCCGTCATCGTCGCCCTTGATTTTGCCAACGAAAAAGACACGCTCGGATTTGTCCGCAATCTTGACCCGACATTGTGTCAAATCAAAATCGGCAAAGAGCTGTTTACCGCAACCGGGCGCAATTTGGCGGAAAGCTTAATCAATCAAGGTTTCAAACTTTTCCTC
This genomic interval from Neisseria flavescens contains the following:
- the adk gene encoding adenylate kinase, whose product is MKVLLLGAPGAGKGTQAQFITAAFGIPQISTGDMLRAAIKAGTPLGLEAKKIIDEGGLVRDDIIIGMVKERIAQDDCKNGFLFDGFPRTLAQAEAIVEAGVDLDAVVEIDVPDSVIVDRMSGRRVHLASGRTYHVTYNPPKVEGKDDVTGEDLIQRDDDKEETVKKRLAVYHEQTEVLVDFYSKLEGEHAPKYIKVDGTQAVEAVKAEVLKGLGK